The following coding sequences lie in one Desmodus rotundus isolate HL8 chromosome 1, HLdesRot8A.1, whole genome shotgun sequence genomic window:
- the FKBP6 gene encoding inactive peptidyl-prolyl cis-trans isomerase FKBP6, producing the protein MKEGWRDLMTTEMQQVVLGWTPDLKYSHHRGPSPYQRLSRWMLDVSGDRGVLKDVIREGAGELVTPDASVLVKYSGYLEHMDKPFDSNCFRKTPRLMKLGEDITLWGMELGILSMRRGELARFLFKPTYAYGTLGCPPLIPPNSTVLFEIELLDFLDSAESDKFCALSAEQQDRFPLQKVLKVAATEREFGNYLFRQNRFSYAKVRYKRALLLLRRRSAAPEEQHLVEAAKLLVLLNLSFTYLKLEQPARALHCGEQALIIDQKNAKALFRCGQACLIMTEYQKARDFLVRAQKEQPFNHDINNELKKLASCYRDYTDKEKEMCHRMFAPYDNGSTVGEN; encoded by the exons TCTCCGTACCAGAGGTTGAGTCGGTGGATGCTGGACGTTTCCGGGGACCGGGGTGTGCTGAAGGACGTCATCCGAGAGGGTGCCGGTGAGCTGGTGACGCCGGATGCGTCCGTGCTAG TGAAATATTCCGGATACCTGGAGCACATGGACAAGCCTTTTGATTCCAACTGCTTTAGGAAGACTCCTCGACTCATGAAGCTCGGAGAAG ATATCACACTTTGGGGCATGGAGCTGGGCATTCTGAGCATGCGGAGGGGAGAGCTGGCCAGGTTTCTGTTCAAACCAACCTATGCCTATGGGACACTGGGCTGCCCGCCCTTGATCCCCCCAAACAGCACCGTCTTGTTTGAGATTGAGCTGCTTGACTTCCTGGATTCTGCTGAATCAGACAAATTTTGTGCCTTGTCAGCC GAGCAACAAGATCGATTTCCACTTCAGAAGGTCCTAAAAGTGGCAGCTACTGAACGGGAGTTTGGCAACTACCTTTTCCGCCAGAATCGTTTCTCCTATGCCAAAGTGAGGTATAAACGG GCCTTGTTGCTTCTCCGCCGGCGCTCAGCAGCCCCTGAAGAGCAGCACCTGGTGGAAGCTGCCAAGCTGCTTGTTCTCCTTAACCTCTCCTTTACATACCTGAAGCTGGAACAACCCGCCAGGGCCCTGCACTGTGGAGAGCAGGCTCTGATTATTGACCAAAAGAATGCCAAAGCCCTCTTCCGGTGTGGACAG GCCTGTCTCATCATGACTGAGTATCAGAAGGCCCGGGATTTTCTAGTCCGAGCCCAAAAGGAACAGCCTTTCAATCATGACATCAATAACGAGCTGAAGAAACTGGCCAG CTGTTACAGGGACTACAcggataaagagaaagaaatgtgccATCGAATGTTCGCTCCTTATGATAATGGCTCTACAGTAGGAGAAAATTAA